Part of the Actinomycetota bacterium genome, CAATGAAGTACTCGGTACTTATGCATGCCTGATCATCCCCACTGAGGCGACTGAGGCCTACTTAACTGCCAAAGTGACCGACACGCACGGCCAGCCCGTTTACTTCGAGGTGAGCAGTGACAATGGCTCCACCGTAAGACGTTTCTGCGGCGAGACGAGCGGACCCGTCTATTTCAGACCGGGTAGCACGCTCGAGTTCGATGTCGGTTTGAGCAGGGGGTTCGTCCAGCACGATTGTCCGGCCAACAGCATCAAGACGATCGGGACGATCAGGGTCACGCTGTCCAACCTTCCGTAGCTGCCTGAAGTCCAGCAGAAACAGCAAGCCGCCCACGAGGCGATTCCTCCTTCACCTCGATCGAGCGCAGGTCAAGGCGTAGCTGACAGCTGATGAACCCCGCTCATTCAGCCTTGCTCCCGGCAGGTTGCGTACGTCTGAAACTGAGCCCAGAACCGATCCGCGGTGCCAAGAGGCACTCGGGAGCAGCCATGGGAGGCTGCGAAGGGCGGGGAACCGGGACGCAGGCATCCGCCGGCCGCATTTGCTGCGAACGCTATGCAAATACTGCCTCCGCGCGGGACGAGATGACCAAAGTGAGCACTTCAAGCAGCTTTGACCGGTTCCCCCACGTGGGGGAGGGTTTGAACCAAACCGGGATGGGGACCACCAATCTAGTTGCGGGAGAGCCCGCTCCGGACACCCGGGCCGGGCCCCGATGTCGGGTACAGGTAACCGGCCCGCGACGCAGCCGCCGCGAGGAATTTCCGGAGGATCTGTTGTCGGCCGTTGACAACCGTCGCCCTCGTTCGTGCCGGGTGAATCTTCCCGGCCCCCCGGTGAGGCCTGCCCCGTCAGCCGGCCCCTTCTGCGCCACAGGGGCACGCGCTTGACCGCCGACAAGCTGCGGTGGCAGTCCCCGAACGAGGCCGCACCCCGCGACCCCGGCTCCCTGAGGGAGCTCGCCCTTGCCGACCCCGACACGAGCTCCAAGTTCGACCAGCTGACGTCCCTGCAGGACGTGGCGGGGGCCCTGCTGAAGGAGGTCGACCCGAAACGGGTTCTGTCGCTCATCGCTACGCACGCCAAGGAGCTGACGCACGGCCAGACCGCAGCCATCGCCAAGCTGACGGCCCCCGACAAGCTCCGGCTGGACGTCGTGGTCGGGCGAGGCGCCTCAGCGGCGCGCAACGTCGAGGTCGAGGTCGAAGGTTCGATGGCGGGAATCGCGATGATGACCGGCCGCTCGCAACTGGTGCCGGACATCGAGTCCGAAAGCTGGCTCCAGTTCCCGGTTGCCAAGACACTTTGCGCCCGGTCGACCATGATCGCCCCTCTCTGCGGCGAAGCGGGTCCCGTCGGAGTCATCTGCGTCACGCACGGCGAAGCCAACCGCTTTGCCGGCGACGACCTGCGCCTGCTTGACGTGTTCGCCAGCTTCGCCTGCATCGCGCTGCGAAACGCGCACCTGTTCCAGGCTCACCGCGACGCGGCGCAGGCCGAGGCCGAACGGGCCGTTGCGGCGTCCGAGGCCCGGGCCAAGGGCGAGTTGCTGGCGGGGATGATGAGGGCACAGGAAGAAGAAAGGGCGCGCATCGCCAGGGATCTGCACGACGCGGGCGCACAGGCGCTGACGTCCGTGCTCCTCGGGCTCAAGGTGGCGGAGCAGGGACAACCGG contains:
- a CDS encoding GAF domain-containing sensor histidine kinase; translated protein: MTADKLRWQSPNEAAPRDPGSLRELALADPDTSSKFDQLTSLQDVAGALLKEVDPKRVLSLIATHAKELTHGQTAAIAKLTAPDKLRLDVVVGRGASAARNVEVEVEGSMAGIAMMTGRSQLVPDIESESWLQFPVAKTLCARSTMIAPLCGEAGPVGVICVTHGEANRFAGDDLRLLDVFASFACIALRNAHLFQAHRDAAQAEAERAVAASEARAKGELLAGMMRAQEEERARIARDLHDAGAQALTSVLLGLKVAEQGQPGEDFRRRLADLREVTSQAIREVRQIAVALRPPVLDDLGLQAALNRQANEFQTRSGIRVRVRLAKDAPQLLPEVQTAVYRVVQEALSNVGKHANASTVSVTSTYAKGTLRVRVRDDGCGFDPSAPCEGLGIKGMCERVQLAGGRFRVRSAPGSGAVVEMELPT